The sequence below is a genomic window from Lycium ferocissimum isolate CSIRO_LF1 chromosome 9, AGI_CSIRO_Lferr_CH_V1, whole genome shotgun sequence.
GAAGTTATGTTTTAAGACATCTGAATTCACTCTCACTAGCAAGGTTTGCGGATGGAAGTAACTAAACAATTCATCAACTAAAGATTTATATCTTGATGCCCCGTAAAAGTGTATATCCAAATTTATGTGCTTGATACAAAGTGGTCGAATGTCGTTGCTTCCGTGATTGCTCGAATGAAATATCACCTCCTTCATTGACAATGAGAAATTATATTTAACATGAATTGTCAAACTTGGAAAGGATTGAATGGAAAAATCATCTACTCtgaaattatcaaaaaaaatactaaagatGGAAGCACTAACTTGAAAATACTTATGAACATGCAAGATGGGAAGAGATAAACTCTAGGATATGAAAAGCTGATTCGATGCACGCTATAAAAGGTGTTATTTTTGGATAGGAGTAGATTTCCGTTATGATGTAAGTGCAAAAAGCAAAGTGAAATCCTACTCTCAAGATACAATGAACCACCACAAATCTTCTAATGCACACTCAAATAGAAGTTCCAAAGAATTTCTGAATCCTTCAAGATCAGTTTTTGCAGCAATTTAAAGTGAATGACAAAAAGACTTTTTAGGAGAATGAAATGATAAAGACTCGAATGATGAACTCAAGGAAACTCAAACTCATATAGCGAGTGAAAAATATAAGCGATGCACCTTTTAATGAATAGATGTGTCCTCCTATAAAGATGAGAAACATCTCTTCGGTTAACAACATATGTATGTGTCAACCAAGGATTGGATATAAAGTTTCAGATTTCTTTTAACAAACAATAAACACATTAAATTTTGGATtactcaaaagaaaaatcaacatGATTAGTTATCTATTAGCCATATAAGTACCTTTGATTCAACTGTCAAGGAGAAAGTCAAAATTTCACCCCAATTTTCAGCAAAAGTTCTCAAGCCAGGCAACTTACTGGTTGCATAAACATACTTCAGTTCAATTTCAGCTTCCTTTAGCCTTGAACCAACTATTGAAGAAGAGCTTGGTAATTTTACCATATCTATTAGCTTGAATGAGCGTAAATTAGGAGTAACAATGATAGCATCATCCAAGTCAACCATGTCACTTAAGGTCAAATTCTCCAATTCAGGACTcaaaagtttgaattttttcGGTCGTTTGCATAAACGAAGAAACAAGGATTTAAGACACGGAAATACCGAGGATATCTCTTGAGGGAACCCGAAGGGAATGTATTCACAGTCTATTTTTAGGACTTGTAGCTTAGTACAAGCGCGCAAATCAAGTTTTGGTGCTGCTAATGAACTAAACAAGTGAAACTCACGCATATTTCGAGCTTGTATTTCTATTGTTTGTATATATCTACTGCCACAATTCACATGAACCTTTTTAAGTTGATTCAGATGAGGCACTGAGATGGAATAAAGGCCATAACAATGTATTAAAGTTAACTCAACAATGGAAGGGCACTTGTTGATAATCTTGGAGAAGGTGTCCGGAGAGATGCAAACGGAATCAAGATATATCTCTTTCAATGAAGACATTTCCTTAATTTCTCCAATGTATTCCATGTTGCAATATCCTTTTAAATGGAGAACGGTTAATAAACTTGACTCTAACATGTCCGTAGACATGTAAAACAAGGAATTACGTACGAACAAATAGCATTCCGTGAAACTCATGTTGTCTGCAGCAAGTTTAATAACAGGCTTGACGCGATAGCTGCATCGACAGTAACTGTAATAACGATAGCAGTATCCACAGTTTATCTTTGTAGAATTTGTTTGAACTAATTTGTGGTCATCCAATGATGCTATCATGTGACGCCAATTTCTAGAAACAAGGGAAGCTATTGCTCTCTGTCTCAAAGTGAGACAACTGAGGATTTTCTGGCGGATATCATATGGTAACTCTGATAATATTCCATGATCAGAAGCAATGGAGGCCATTAATTTGTGCTCTTATGagatttctttttgtttgtagGGTTTTGGTTGTACATATAAGGATCAGCCGACtaaaaacctcttttttttatttattcatgttatgactactttaaaattaaaattcatcCATTAATCTTAATTATTAGTAATATGTTAATTtagtaattattatttattacaaTGAATTCGTAACTTTTATACTTCTTTATCTAATttgatttaattaaaattttcatacGTTACTTAAGACTATTTTACGGTGGTACGAAatgtaattaatattttatatttaaaaattaaaaaaaaaatgagaattaagATTGTacaaattatttgaatttattatttctttatttgtattttataatttttgctGAAAGTTCGATTTAATGTTCCATATTAAGTTAGCATTTTCTGAATTTGAGTTCTAATTGATACTAATAATGTAAATAATTCAATCACACTTGACTGCAATTACCAATTTAAAGTAGTAATGTTTATATCTTTTTTAATCAACTAATtcattataaatttaatttttctaatGGTGTAACATATGTAGGACTAAACATTAAAGAGCCGACTCGGGCTCGGCTCGGCTCGATTCGGCCTGAGCTCAGTTATACTTTGACAAAGCTCGGTTGAGCTTGGCTCAAGGTCGGGTCGACTATGTATTGTGAAAAGCTCGGTTGAGCTCGGCTCGGTTGGGCTCAGCTCGCTCGGCTCGATGCCCAGCCCTATTGTTGGATGTCCTTAGAATTAACCAATATGGTTTCACATATTCCTAACATTGCATAGCAACAAAAAGATATAGTTAAATAGGAAAAAAACTTTCTTAAGTAATTGAATAAAATTGTATAttgaaaaattagaatttgCAATACACTGATGGAGTGTCACATTGAGATCAAGTGTACTATTATCAAGTTGGCGAGGCCTGAATTGCACTGGGTTAACATACAGGGGCTGGTGGCATTATCAGAGATAGCTCACGGCATATGTACATGCCTTTTGCAAGATTCTTGGATATGGGCAGTCACAATTATGCTGAACCAAAAGCTGCCTTAT
It includes:
- the LOC132032197 gene encoding uncharacterized protein LOC132032197; translation: MASIASDHGILSELPYDIRQKILSCLTLRQRAIASLVSRNWRHMIASLDDHKLVQTNSTKINCGYCYRYYSYCRCSYRVKPVIKLAADNMSFTECYLFVRNSLFYMSTDMLESSLLTVLHLKGYCNMEYIGEIKEMSSLKEIYLDSVCISPDTFSKIINKCPSIVELTLIHCYGLYSISVPHLNQLKKVHVNCGSRYIQTIEIQARNMREFHLFSSLAAPKLDLRACTKLQVLKIDCEYIPFGFPQEISSVFPCLKSLFLRLCKRPKKFKLLSPELENLTLSDMVDLDDAIIVTPNLRSFKLIDMVKLPSSSSIVGSRLKEAEIELKYVYATSKLPGLRTFAENWGEILTFSLTVESKEVIFHSSNHGSNDIRPLCIKHINLDIHFYGASRYKSLVDELFSYFHPQTLLVRVNSDVLKHNFIQVLLDELVKGRKKCGKWYKYCKSNYMRWCYFLKDFKILESTARQGVNQFIRLEFQWC